In a genomic window of Pedobacter sp. KBS0701:
- a CDS encoding dihydrolipoamide acetyltransferase family protein yields MAQYELLLPKMGESVAEATVIKWVKQPGDSIDLDDTILEIATDKVDSEVPSPVAGKLVKQLFAADEVAQVGDVIAIIETAGGDNPAIETPVAETPKVEQKVETIPGIDQLPSENKAVATDFSASERFYSPLVKSIAAQENISLAELDAIKGSGADGRLNKDDLLDYIANKNGGSFATKMLTVTLAPPAPPASETTVNKSAPVSESISSNKTSTTSVNGADEIIEMDRMRKLIADHMVMSKTTSPHVTSFVEADVTNMVLWRNKVKNSFEKRENEKITFTPIFVEAVAKAIKDFPMINVSVNGTQIIKKGNINIGMATALPSGNLIVPVIRNADQLNLVGLTKAVNDLATRARNSKLKPDETQGGTFTLTNVGSFGNVMGTPIINQPQVAILAVGAIKKKPAVLETEHGDVIAIRHMMFLSLSYDHRVVDGSLGGMFVRRVADYLESWDLNREI; encoded by the coding sequence ATGGCTCAATACGAACTATTGTTACCGAAAATGGGTGAAAGTGTTGCGGAAGCAACGGTGATTAAATGGGTAAAACAACCAGGTGATTCTATTGATTTGGATGATACCATTCTGGAAATCGCTACTGATAAGGTAGATTCTGAAGTTCCGTCTCCGGTTGCCGGTAAATTGGTAAAACAGTTATTTGCTGCTGATGAAGTTGCTCAGGTGGGTGATGTAATTGCCATTATTGAAACAGCAGGAGGAGATAATCCCGCTATTGAAACACCTGTTGCTGAAACACCAAAAGTGGAACAAAAAGTAGAAACCATTCCTGGTATTGATCAGCTTCCATCTGAAAACAAAGCGGTAGCAACTGATTTCAGCGCTTCTGAACGTTTTTATTCTCCATTGGTGAAAAGTATTGCCGCACAGGAAAATATCTCGTTGGCAGAATTGGATGCTATAAAAGGCTCTGGTGCTGATGGCCGCTTAAATAAAGATGACCTGCTGGATTATATTGCTAATAAAAATGGAGGAAGCTTTGCAACTAAGATGCTCACAGTCACGTTAGCCCCACCTGCACCTCCTGCAAGTGAAACAACAGTAAATAAATCTGCTCCAGTTTCTGAAAGTATATCTTCAAATAAAACCTCTACCACCAGTGTAAATGGTGCCGACGAAATTATAGAAATGGACAGGATGCGTAAACTGATTGCCGATCATATGGTAATGAGTAAAACCACCTCGCCGCATGTAACTTCGTTTGTAGAAGCCGATGTAACCAATATGGTTTTATGGCGCAATAAAGTAAAAAACAGTTTCGAGAAACGTGAAAACGAAAAAATAACTTTTACACCAATATTTGTAGAGGCTGTTGCAAAAGCCATAAAAGATTTCCCAATGATCAATGTTTCGGTTAACGGAACACAAATCATTAAAAAAGGCAATATCAATATTGGTATGGCAACTGCCTTACCAAGTGGAAATTTAATTGTTCCGGTGATCAGAAATGCCGATCAGTTAAATTTGGTTGGCTTAACAAAAGCAGTGAACGATTTAGCCACAAGAGCCAGAAACTCTAAATTAAAGCCAGACGAAACCCAAGGTGGGACCTTTACATTAACCAATGTAGGTAGTTTTGGAAATGTAATGGGTACACCGATTATCAATCAGCCTCAGGTTGCGATACTGGCTGTGGGTGCCATTAAAAAGAAACCGGCAGTTTTAGAAACCGAACACGGTGATGTGATTGCAATCAGGCACATGATGTTCCTTTCTTTATCTTACGATCACAGGGTAGTAGATGGTTCATTAGGTGGTATGTTTGTGCGCAGGGTAGCCGATTATTTAGAAAGCTGGGACCTGAACAGGGAGATTTAG
- the trxA gene encoding thioredoxin has protein sequence MSKFSDLINGDKPVLVDFFAEWCGPCKMMKPILEQLKSQLGDSVSIIKVDIDKNQPAASSFNVQSVPTLILFKKGKQVWRQSGVLQASQLKQVIDAHA, from the coding sequence ATGTCTAAGTTTTCAGATTTAATTAACGGTGATAAACCTGTATTGGTAGATTTTTTTGCTGAGTGGTGCGGTCCTTGTAAAATGATGAAACCGATCCTGGAACAATTAAAATCGCAGTTGGGAGATTCAGTATCGATTATTAAAGTAGATATCGATAAAAATCAACCGGCCGCTTCTTCCTTCAACGTTCAGAGCGTTCCTACTTTAATTCTGTTCAAAAAAGGAAAGCAGGTTTGGCGACAAAGTGGTGTTTTACAAGCATCACAACTGAAGCAGGTGATTGATGCACACGCTTAA
- a CDS encoding DUF3307 domain-containing protein has translation MDIYLIKLIIAHLIGDFFLQPNAWVKDKERKKLKSTKLYLHVMVHVALIFVIFLSFDVWKTALTIGVIHLIIDALKSIFQTNKNARMLFFADQVLHFSSIVAVWHLFYKGSLDIGFLNDPHTWVLVSGALFLTMPTSIVMKVIIAKWIPDNQPDSPKSLENAGKYIGILERTLIFLFILTSHFEAVGFLLAAKSIFRFGDLKEKHDLKLTEYVLIGTLLSFGIAIVTAMLTQSFIA, from the coding sequence ATGGATATCTATTTAATCAAGCTTATTATTGCCCACTTAATCGGTGATTTCTTTTTGCAGCCAAATGCCTGGGTAAAAGATAAGGAAAGAAAAAAATTAAAATCAACCAAACTCTATTTGCATGTAATGGTACATGTGGCCCTGATATTTGTTATTTTTTTAAGTTTTGATGTTTGGAAAACGGCATTAACAATAGGTGTGATCCATTTGATTATTGATGCGCTGAAATCCATCTTTCAGACCAATAAAAATGCCCGTATGCTCTTTTTTGCTGATCAGGTTTTACATTTTAGCTCGATTGTAGCGGTATGGCATCTTTTCTACAAAGGAAGCCTGGATATTGGTTTTTTAAATGATCCGCATACCTGGGTATTAGTTTCAGGCGCTCTGTTTTTAACCATGCCTACATCAATTGTAATGAAGGTGATCATTGCTAAATGGATCCCGGATAATCAGCCCGATAGTCCAAAATCATTAGAGAATGCGGGTAAATACATTGGGATATTGGAAAGGACGTTAATTTTTCTGTTTATACTTACCAGTCATTTTGAGGCCGTTGGTTTTTTACTTGCCGCAAAATCGATATTCAGGTTTGGCGATCTGAAAGAAAAACACGATCTGAAACTAACCGAATATGTACTGATCGGAACTTTATTAAGCTTCGGGATAGCTATTGTAACCGCTATGCTTACCCAAAGTTTTATTGCATAA
- a CDS encoding ATP-dependent DNA ligase yields the protein MKRFAKLIQQLELSNKTNDKIAALVDYFNYADDKDKVWVIALFTGKKPKRPIKSALLKFWAIAITETPEWLFAESYSNVGDLSETIALLLPPAENTSDLQLHTWIEELHDLEGKDDETKKYFILSAWNQLETQERFIFNKLISGNFRIGVSNKMLVNALAKQSSLDSAQIMHSIMGKWNPYEITFHELINGIHVNTDNSWPYPFCLAYALEQEPEKLGDISEWQAEWKWDGIRGQIVKRNGELFIWSRGEELVTEQFPELHFMIDVLPDGVVLDGEILAVQDKQVLSFSTLQQRLNRKTINKKQLEDAPIGFFVYDILEYEAKDFREKPLSARRKILEQLIGGLDESPVIISPVINCSTWEELAELRQTSRSINSEGIMLKKLSSHYHSGRKRGDWWKWKINPYTVDAVMIYAQKGSGRRANFFTDYTFAVRDGESLVTIAKAYSGLTDKEIKEVNSFVTRNAIEKFGPVRTVKPELVFEIAFEGIAESKRHKAGLALRFPRILRWRKDKKADEINTLEDLRQLLQSTL from the coding sequence ATGAAACGTTTTGCTAAACTGATCCAGCAGCTCGAACTGAGCAATAAAACTAACGATAAAATAGCGGCCCTGGTTGATTATTTTAACTATGCCGACGATAAGGATAAAGTATGGGTAATTGCCTTATTTACTGGCAAAAAACCTAAAAGGCCAATTAAATCGGCTTTACTAAAATTTTGGGCAATAGCCATTACCGAAACGCCAGAATGGTTATTTGCCGAAAGTTATTCAAATGTTGGCGATTTAAGCGAAACCATTGCTTTGTTGTTGCCTCCTGCCGAAAATACTTCGGATCTCCAATTGCATACCTGGATAGAAGAGTTGCACGACCTGGAAGGTAAAGATGATGAAACCAAAAAATATTTCATTTTAAGTGCCTGGAACCAACTCGAAACCCAGGAACGTTTTATTTTTAACAAACTAATCTCTGGAAATTTCAGGATTGGTGTTTCCAATAAAATGCTGGTAAATGCACTGGCTAAACAGAGTAGTTTAGATAGTGCGCAGATTATGCACAGCATCATGGGTAAATGGAATCCTTATGAAATTACCTTTCACGAACTGATCAATGGTATCCATGTGAATACAGATAACTCCTGGCCTTACCCCTTTTGCCTGGCTTATGCTTTAGAGCAGGAACCTGAAAAACTGGGCGATATTTCAGAATGGCAGGCCGAATGGAAATGGGATGGAATCCGCGGACAAATTGTAAAACGGAACGGCGAACTTTTCATCTGGAGCCGTGGCGAAGAACTGGTTACAGAGCAATTTCCAGAACTACACTTCATGATTGATGTTTTGCCCGACGGCGTAGTTTTAGATGGCGAAATTTTGGCTGTACAGGATAAACAGGTGTTGTCATTCAGTACATTACAACAACGTTTAAACCGTAAAACAATTAATAAAAAACAACTGGAAGATGCTCCTATTGGCTTTTTTGTTTATGATATTTTAGAATATGAAGCCAAAGATTTCAGGGAAAAACCTTTAAGCGCGAGACGAAAAATATTGGAGCAATTGATTGGCGGATTAGATGAAAGTCCGGTGATCATATCTCCGGTAATCAATTGTAGTACATGGGAGGAGCTAGCCGAATTAAGACAAACTTCGAGATCGATCAATAGCGAAGGGATTATGCTCAAAAAGCTGAGTTCCCATTACCACAGTGGCAGGAAGCGCGGCGATTGGTGGAAATGGAAAATCAATCCATATACCGTTGATGCAGTAATGATCTACGCCCAAAAAGGAAGTGGCAGAAGGGCAAATTTCTTTACCGATTATACTTTTGCTGTTCGCGATGGGGAAAGCCTGGTAACCATTGCAAAAGCCTATTCAGGATTAACAGACAAAGAAATTAAAGAAGTAAACAGTTTTGTAACCCGTAATGCGATTGAGAAATTCGGGCCGGTACGTACGGTAAAACCAGAACTGGTTTTCGAAATTGCTTTTGAAGGAATTGCGGAGAGTAAACGGCATAAAGCAGGTTTAGCTTTACGTTTTCCACGTATATTGCGGTGGCGGAAAGATAAAAAAGCAGATGAAATTAATACACTGGAAGACTTGAGGCAATTGCTGCAATCAACTTTGTAA
- a CDS encoding SatD family protein — MICIVTGDIVGSRKIKDSWLLSLKTALKATSGQHGKWEIFRGDSFQVEVEPENAIKVAAYLKACIRVNKPADVRMGIGIGGIKNKRKKLSESSGDAFINSGAAFDSLKQAKTNLAIKTDYPDFDEEINVVIKLSLIAMDSWGVVAAEMVKLALENENLLQSELAAISGRTQSSVSEALKRAHYTEIMEMDRLYRKKLNQTILK; from the coding sequence ATGATTTGTATTGTAACAGGTGATATTGTAGGTTCTAGAAAGATTAAAGACAGCTGGTTGTTGAGCTTAAAAACAGCATTAAAAGCAACTTCAGGGCAACATGGTAAGTGGGAAATCTTTCGTGGAGATAGTTTTCAGGTTGAGGTGGAACCAGAAAATGCAATTAAGGTTGCTGCTTATTTAAAGGCATGTATAAGGGTAAATAAACCTGCCGACGTAAGGATGGGCATTGGTATTGGTGGGATAAAAAACAAGCGTAAAAAGCTTTCTGAATCAAGTGGAGATGCCTTTATTAACTCGGGGGCAGCCTTTGACAGTTTAAAACAAGCCAAAACCAATTTAGCCATTAAAACAGATTATCCTGATTTTGACGAGGAAATCAATGTGGTAATTAAACTGTCGTTAATTGCCATGGACAGCTGGGGGGTAGTAGCCGCAGAAATGGTAAAACTTGCGCTCGAAAATGAAAACCTGTTACAAAGCGAACTTGCAGCCATTTCAGGCAGAACGCAATCTTCGGTAAGCGAAGCGCTAAAACGCGCACATTATACCGAAATAATGGAAATGGACAGGCTTTACCGTAAAAAATTGAACCAAACGATTTTGAAATAA
- a CDS encoding ligase-associated DNA damage response exonuclease, which translates to MALIEFTKRGIYCKQGDFYIDPWWPVDYAVTTHGHSDHVRFGNKYYLCHTLTKPIIKRRISEDLNVETLQYGESITRNGVNISFFPAGHIIGSAQVRLEYKGEICVISGDYKIEDDGITVPFEPVKCHSFVSESTFGLPVYKWQKQEIVFNGIRNWVNDNINQQKTSVLIAYSLGKAQRLIKNLAGDIPIYVHNSIANLNEVIIEAGVNLPKTIRITPETTKDELQKGIVIVPPAMRDSRWIKNLSHPVTGICSGWMQVRAHRRWQSADAGFALSDHADWPGLMEAITATGAEKVYVTHGFTAAFSRFLNDEGIEAAEVLTRFGQEDDEENKVDLAEQNENK; encoded by the coding sequence ATGGCATTGATCGAATTTACCAAAAGAGGCATTTACTGTAAGCAGGGAGATTTTTATATAGATCCCTGGTGGCCCGTAGATTATGCCGTAACTACACATGGGCACAGCGATCATGTGCGGTTCGGAAACAAATATTACCTCTGTCATACTTTAACCAAGCCCATCATCAAACGCAGGATCAGCGAAGATTTAAACGTAGAAACACTGCAGTATGGAGAAAGCATTACCCGTAATGGCGTAAATATTTCGTTTTTTCCTGCCGGGCATATTATTGGATCGGCACAGGTACGGCTTGAATATAAAGGCGAAATTTGTGTGATTTCTGGTGATTATAAAATTGAAGATGACGGCATTACCGTGCCATTCGAACCCGTAAAGTGTCATTCTTTTGTTTCAGAAAGTACTTTTGGTTTACCTGTTTACAAATGGCAAAAACAGGAAATTGTTTTTAACGGAATCAGGAACTGGGTAAATGACAATATCAATCAACAGAAAACAAGTGTATTGATTGCCTATAGTTTGGGTAAAGCGCAGCGTTTAATTAAAAACCTGGCTGGTGATATTCCTATTTATGTACATAACAGTATTGCCAACCTCAATGAAGTGATTATAGAAGCTGGCGTAAACCTTCCAAAAACCATCAGGATTACCCCCGAAACCACTAAAGATGAATTACAGAAAGGAATTGTAATTGTACCGCCCGCCATGCGGGATAGCCGTTGGATCAAAAATTTATCGCATCCGGTTACTGGTATATGTTCTGGTTGGATGCAGGTACGGGCACACCGCCGCTGGCAAAGTGCCGATGCTGGTTTTGCACTCAGCGATCATGCCGACTGGCCAGGTTTAATGGAAGCCATTACCGCGACAGGTGCCGAAAAAGTTTATGTTACCCATGGTTTTACAGCTGCTTTTAGTCGCTTTTTAAATGATGAAGGTATAGAAGCCGCAGAAGTTTTAACCAGGTTTGGCCAGGAAGATGATGAAGAGAACAAAGTTGATTTAGCTGAGCAAAACGAAAATAAATAG
- a CDS encoding competence/damage-inducible protein A, with translation MLAEIITIGDEILIGQIVDTNSAWMAKQLNLIGVSVKQITSVSDDEQHILEALELAEKRTDIVLITGGLGPTKDDITKKTLAKYFNMGFRNDAAALEMVRQIFEKYNRPLLDINIQQADVPDGCEVIVNKNGTAPCMWFEQNNTIFVSMPGVPYEMMYLMDDEILPRITSRFKLPFIVHKTILTANIGESFLAKEIEEIEDNLPAHIKLAYLPKLGQVRLRLSAKGDNEAELHKEVEVYARQIISKVNKFVVSDEDIPLEKAILNLMKSKGLTLSTAESCTGGYIAHLITQHPGSSSVYWGGAVAYAYELKESILGVEESTLNTFGAVSEQTVTEMAEGAIKHFKTDYAIAVSGIAGPGGGTEDKPVGTVWIAISSKHKTVAKLFNFSNKRIQNIERSAASALTMLLNLLKETV, from the coding sequence ATGCTAGCCGAAATTATTACCATTGGCGATGAGATTCTCATTGGCCAAATTGTGGATACCAATTCTGCCTGGATGGCCAAACAGTTAAACCTGATCGGTGTTTCCGTGAAGCAGATTACCTCAGTTTCTGATGATGAGCAACATATTTTAGAAGCACTCGAACTTGCTGAAAAACGCACAGATATTGTCTTAATTACAGGTGGCCTTGGTCCGACCAAAGATGATATTACCAAAAAAACTTTGGCAAAGTATTTTAATATGGGCTTCCGTAACGATGCAGCTGCATTGGAAATGGTTCGTCAGATATTTGAAAAATACAATCGCCCTTTATTGGATATCAATATTCAGCAAGCCGACGTTCCTGATGGTTGTGAAGTTATTGTAAACAAAAATGGTACAGCGCCCTGCATGTGGTTTGAACAAAACAATACCATTTTTGTATCAATGCCAGGTGTGCCTTACGAGATGATGTACCTGATGGATGACGAAATCCTACCCAGAATTACAAGCAGATTTAAGTTGCCGTTTATTGTTCACAAAACCATACTCACGGCAAACATAGGCGAATCATTTCTGGCCAAAGAGATTGAGGAAATAGAAGATAACTTACCGGCGCACATCAAATTGGCATATCTGCCAAAATTAGGGCAAGTACGTTTACGTTTGTCAGCCAAAGGCGATAACGAAGCAGAATTACATAAAGAGGTTGAGGTTTACGCCAGGCAGATTATTTCAAAAGTAAATAAGTTTGTGGTATCTGATGAAGATATTCCCCTGGAAAAAGCGATTCTGAACCTGATGAAAAGTAAAGGGCTTACTTTATCCACCGCAGAAAGTTGTACGGGTGGATACATTGCACATTTAATTACACAACATCCTGGTTCTTCTTCGGTTTATTGGGGTGGGGCGGTAGCATACGCTTACGAGCTTAAAGAATCTATTCTTGGTGTAGAAGAAAGTACTTTGAACACTTTCGGTGCAGTAAGTGAGCAAACTGTAACAGAAATGGCAGAAGGCGCCATTAAACATTTCAAAACAGATTATGCAATTGCGGTTAGTGGCATTGCAGGCCCGGGGGGTGGAACAGAAGATAAACCGGTTGGTACAGTATGGATTGCAATTTCTTCAAAACACAAAACTGTAGCTAAGCTGTTTAATTTCAGTAACAAACGGATTCAAAATATCGAGCGTTCTGCTGCATCAGCACTGACCATGTTATTAAATCTCCTTAAAGAAACAGTTTAG
- the pdeM gene encoding ligase-associated DNA damage response endonuclease PdeM, translated as MTIISQGEELILDKERALFLPKHQLLAISDLHLGKSAHFRQAGLQVPATIAQTDLQRLNLLIKHYHPKTLLINGDMFHHGLNTDIDEFAEWRKQYQQLDFLLVKGNHDRLSHANYAAMGINIHEPSFCLGPFCFIHDAPNCTEEELYPISGHIHPGVTIVGKAKQRLKFPCFYFGTDYAVLPAFSLFTGLYNIYPKTSDRIFAITPKSVVEV; from the coding sequence ATGACCATTATAAGCCAGGGTGAAGAACTGATTTTAGATAAAGAAAGGGCTTTATTTTTACCCAAGCATCAACTTTTAGCCATAAGCGATTTACACCTGGGCAAATCGGCACATTTCCGGCAAGCAGGTTTACAAGTGCCTGCAACCATTGCCCAAACCGATTTACAGCGCCTAAATTTACTCATTAAGCATTATCATCCAAAAACATTGTTGATTAATGGTGATATGTTCCATCATGGCTTAAATACAGATATTGATGAATTTGCCGAATGGAGAAAACAATACCAACAGCTAGATTTTTTATTGGTTAAGGGGAATCACGACCGGCTATCCCATGCGAATTATGCTGCAATGGGCATCAATATACACGAGCCCAGTTTTTGCTTAGGTCCATTTTGCTTTATACACGATGCACCCAATTGTACGGAAGAAGAATTATATCCCATCAGCGGCCATATCCATCCTGGAGTTACCATTGTGGGGAAAGCAAAGCAAAGACTGAAATTTCCCTGCTTTTATTTCGGTACTGATTATGCCGTACTACCAGCTTTTAGTTTGTTTACGGGTCTTTATAATATTTATCCAAAAACAAGTGACCGTATTTTTGCAATTACACCAAAAAGTGTAGTAGAAGTTTAA
- a CDS encoding ligase-associated DNA damage response DEXH box helicase: MDQTKTKGYKKIKSWLKANKRRPFQFQEDAWQYYLNGYSGLVNAPTGFGKTFSLFLAVVIEALNASEASNKKAKDRLQLIWITPLRSLAKDIARAMRETLLELELDWHVGVRNGDTSQAEKVQQKKSMPEILLITPESLHLLLAQKGSSPLFRNLKCIVADEWHELLGSKRGVLVEVAVSRIKGLQRLEKNQFLRIWGISATIGNIDEALDVLEPNLEAKRIIVKADLEKKIVIKSIIPDDIETLPWAGHLGLKLAYKLLPIIEKSKTTLIFINTRGQSEMWYQHLLNIEPELAGRIAIHHGSIDFELRNWIEDALHTGKLKAVIATSSLDLGVDFKPVDTVVQVGSPKGVARFLQRAGRSGHSPHETSKIYFLPTHALELVEAAAIKEAAKTNNIESREPFIMVFDTLVQYLVTLAIGDGFDDKIIYEEIKNTHAFKLILPEEWTWVMQFITSGGDSLSAYTEFKKVIKDEDGLWKVKSRQLAMRHRLHIGTIVSDAMLKVKFISGGYIGMVEEYFVTRLKAGDNFRLAGRVLEFIQVKDMTVVVRVSKQKNAISPSWNGGRLPLSSNLGSVLRKKYNEALDKTHQDEELDSVYPLFLLQEKRSHVPRNDELLIELINNKEGFHLFAYPFEGRLVHEVLAALVAYRLSKLLPISFSIAMNDYGFELLSETEIPMDESIAYEVFSPKNLTEDITLSINSTEMARRKFRDIACISGLVFQGYPGKYVANKHLQSSAGLFFNVFSDYDKHNLLLRQAYDEVFYQQLEEPRLAAALERIQNGAVIITNPKSFTPLSFPIKVDSLRENMSSEELEQRIARMKAESEKIK; encoded by the coding sequence ATGGACCAAACCAAAACCAAAGGCTATAAAAAGATAAAATCCTGGCTAAAGGCGAATAAACGCAGGCCTTTTCAATTTCAGGAAGATGCCTGGCAATATTATCTTAATGGCTACAGCGGTTTGGTAAACGCACCTACAGGCTTCGGAAAAACCTTTTCGTTATTTTTAGCGGTGGTAATTGAGGCTTTAAATGCATCAGAAGCCAGTAACAAAAAAGCAAAAGATCGCTTACAGTTGATCTGGATTACCCCACTCCGCTCCCTGGCCAAAGATATTGCGAGAGCCATGCGTGAAACTTTATTAGAACTAGAACTGGATTGGCATGTAGGTGTACGCAATGGCGATACCTCGCAGGCAGAAAAAGTACAGCAGAAAAAATCGATGCCTGAAATTTTATTGATTACCCCTGAAAGCCTGCACCTGTTGCTGGCACAAAAGGGTTCTTCACCCCTGTTCCGGAATCTTAAATGCATTGTGGCTGATGAATGGCATGAACTTTTGGGCAGTAAACGTGGGGTATTGGTAGAGGTAGCCGTTTCGCGGATTAAAGGTTTGCAAAGATTAGAAAAAAACCAGTTCTTAAGGATTTGGGGGATTTCGGCGACCATAGGCAATATAGATGAGGCTTTAGATGTATTGGAACCCAATTTAGAAGCTAAACGCATCATTGTTAAAGCCGATCTGGAAAAGAAAATCGTAATTAAATCTATTATACCCGACGATATTGAAACACTGCCCTGGGCAGGGCACTTGGGCTTAAAATTGGCTTATAAACTTTTGCCGATCATCGAAAAAAGTAAAACCACCTTAATTTTTATCAATACCCGTGGACAATCGGAAATGTGGTACCAGCATTTGCTGAATATAGAACCAGAACTGGCAGGACGAATCGCCATACACCATGGATCGATAGATTTCGAGTTGCGTAACTGGATTGAAGATGCCCTGCATACCGGGAAACTCAAAGCAGTTATTGCAACTTCTTCTCTAGATTTAGGCGTAGACTTTAAACCCGTTGATACGGTTGTTCAGGTAGGTTCGCCAAAGGGAGTAGCCCGTTTTTTGCAAAGGGCGGGGCGCTCTGGTCACTCGCCGCACGAAACTTCAAAAATCTATTTCCTACCCACCCATGCACTTGAACTGGTAGAAGCAGCAGCCATTAAAGAAGCGGCTAAAACAAACAATATAGAAAGCAGAGAGCCTTTTATTATGGTGTTTGATACATTGGTGCAGTACCTGGTTACATTGGCTATAGGCGACGGATTTGATGATAAAATTATTTACGAAGAAATTAAAAATACCCACGCTTTCAAACTTATCCTCCCTGAAGAATGGACCTGGGTAATGCAGTTTATTACCTCTGGAGGAGATAGCTTAAGTGCCTATACCGAATTTAAAAAGGTAATTAAGGATGAAGATGGGCTTTGGAAAGTGAAGAGCAGGCAACTGGCCATGCGGCACCGTTTGCACATTGGTACTATTGTGAGTGATGCGATGCTTAAGGTTAAATTCATTTCAGGTGGATACATTGGTATGGTGGAAGAATATTTTGTTACCCGTTTAAAAGCCGGCGATAATTTCCGTTTGGCAGGGCGGGTTTTAGAATTTATCCAGGTAAAAGACATGACGGTTGTAGTAAGGGTAAGCAAGCAAAAAAATGCCATTTCGCCAAGCTGGAACGGTGGACGCCTACCCTTATCATCCAATTTGGGTTCAGTATTACGTAAAAAATATAATGAAGCTTTAGATAAAACCCATCAGGATGAGGAACTGGATTCTGTTTACCCATTGTTCCTATTGCAGGAGAAAAGATCTCATGTACCTAGAAATGATGAGTTATTGATCGAACTGATCAATAATAAAGAAGGCTTTCATTTATTTGCCTATCCCTTTGAAGGACGTTTGGTACACGAGGTTTTGGCGGCATTGGTCGCCTATCGTTTAAGTAAACTGCTTCCCATCAGTTTTTCTATTGCCATGAACGATTATGGTTTCGAACTGTTAAGTGAAACAGAAATCCCTATGGATGAATCGATTGCCTACGAAGTTTTCTCTCCTAAAAATTTAACCGAAGATATAACGCTAAGTATTAACTCCACTGAAATGGCCAGACGAAAATTTAGGGATATTGCCTGTATTTCAGGACTAGTTTTTCAGGGTTACCCGGGAAAATACGTGGCGAACAAACATCTCCAGTCATCGGCGGGTTTGTTTTTTAATGTTTTTAGCGATTACGATAAACATAATTTACTTTTGCGGCAGGCTTATGATGAAGTTTTTTATCAGCAACTGGAAGAACCCAGGTTAGCAGCCGCTTTAGAAAGGATTCAGAATGGAGCGGTTATCATCACCAATCCGAAAAGTTTTACGCCACTATCTTTTCCAATCAAAGTAGACAGTTTGCGTGAGAATATGAGTTCAGAAGAATTGGAGCAGCGGATTGCCAGAATGAAGGCCGAATCTGAAAAAATTAAATAA